In a genomic window of Arthrobacter woluwensis:
- the lipA gene encoding lipoyl synthase, producing MTLVPEGRKLLRIEQRNAATPVECKPDWIKAKVQMGPEFVGLKNLVKKEGLHTVCEEAGCPNIFECWEDKEATFLIGGSECTRRCDFCQIDTGKPSPLDRLEPTKVARSVQSMNLRYATVTGVARDDLEDEGVWLYAETVRKIHELNPGTGVELLIPDFSGKPEHIQAICDSTPEVFAHNVETVPRIFKRIRPAFRYERSLDVITQGRTHGMVTKSNLILGMGETREEISEALQDLHEAGCDLITITQYLRPSERHLPVDRWVKPQEFVDLADEAEDIGFLGVMSGPLVRSSYRAGRLWATAMRKKGRDIPENLAHIAEGIQDSGTTRQEARTLLTTQA from the coding sequence ACTGGATCAAAGCCAAAGTCCAGATGGGACCCGAGTTCGTCGGCCTGAAAAACCTCGTCAAAAAAGAAGGCCTGCACACCGTCTGCGAAGAAGCCGGCTGCCCCAACATCTTCGAATGCTGGGAAGACAAAGAAGCAACCTTCCTCATCGGCGGCTCCGAATGCACCCGCCGCTGCGACTTCTGCCAGATCGACACCGGCAAACCCTCCCCCCTGGACCGGCTCGAACCCACCAAAGTCGCCCGCTCCGTCCAATCCATGAACCTGCGCTACGCCACCGTCACCGGCGTCGCCCGCGACGACCTCGAAGACGAAGGCGTCTGGCTCTACGCCGAAACCGTGCGCAAAATCCACGAACTCAACCCCGGCACCGGCGTGGAACTGCTCATCCCCGACTTCTCCGGCAAACCCGAACACATCCAAGCCATCTGCGACTCCACCCCGGAAGTGTTCGCCCACAACGTCGAAACCGTCCCCCGCATCTTCAAACGCATCCGCCCCGCCTTCCGCTACGAACGCTCCCTGGACGTCATCACCCAAGGCCGCACCCACGGCATGGTCACCAAATCCAACCTCATCCTCGGCATGGGCGAAACCCGCGAAGAAATCAGCGAGGCCCTGCAAGACCTCCACGAGGCCGGCTGTGACCTGATCACCATCACCCAATACCTCCGACCCTCCGAACGCCACCTGCCCGTGGACCGCTGGGTCAAACCCCAGGAATTCGTCGACCTCGCCGACGAAGCAGAAGACATCGGCTTCCTCGGCGTCATGTCCGGACCCCTCGTCCGCTCCTCCTACCGCGCCGGACGCCTCTGGGCCACCGCCATGCGCAAAAAAGGACGCGACATCCCCGAAAACCTCGCCCACATCGCCGAAGGCATCCAAGACTCCGGCACCACCCGCCAAGAAGCCCGCACCCTCCTCACCACCCAGGCCTGA